In a single window of the Silene latifolia isolate original U9 population unplaced genomic scaffold, ASM4854445v1 scaffold_281, whole genome shotgun sequence genome:
- the LOC141639136 gene encoding exocyst complex component SEC3A-like, translating to MEALLGTYVMGIGEAEAFSERLKRELQALEAANVHAILETEPLVEKVLRGVDSALNCVDDMDEWLGIFNVKLRHMREDIESMEPLLSSQNYLCLHIVLVVISLQFDTAEKEMFSLDVNY from the exons ATGGAAGCTCTTCTCGGCAC TTATGTCATGGGCATTGGTGAAGCTGAAGCTTTTTCTGAGAGGTTAAAGCGTGAACTTCAGGCTTTGGAAGCAGCTAATGTGCATGCTATTTTGGAAACAGAACCCTTGGTTGAGAAG GTATTAAGAGGTGTTGATAGTGCCCTGAACTGTGTAGACGATATGGACGAGTGGCTTGGTATATTCAATGTGAAACTCAGGCACATGAGAGAAGACATTGAGTCG ATGGAACCTCTTTTATCCAGTCAAAACTATCTTTGTTTACATATTGTGTTGGTGGTCATTTCCTTACAATTTGATACTGCTGAAAAAGAGATGTTTTCGCTGGATGTTAATTATTGA
- the LOC141639140 gene encoding splicing factor U2af small subunit B-like → MAEHLASIFGTEKDRVNCPFYFKIGACRHGDRCSRLHTKPSVSPTLVLSNMYQRPDMMTPGVDPQGAPLDPRKIQQHFEDFYEDLFEELSKYGEIESLNICDNLADHMVGNVYVQFREEEHAGEAVRNLTGRFYAGRPIIVDFSPVTDFREATCRQYEENECNRGGYCNFMHLKKISRELRRQLFGRYRRRRSRSRSHSPRPRGRGEGRGGGGRGYGRRDDDRGQRYHDKGRRPRSRSPAGHRGRSRSPAGRKGRSPVRENSEERRAKIAQWNREKEQADTGNHNAEHNNGDDYDQQQP, encoded by the exons ATGGCGGAGCACTTGGCATCGATATTCGGAACAGAGAAAGACAGGGTTAACTGCCCCTTCTACTTCAAGATTGGTGCCTGTAGACACGGTGACAGATGTTCCCGTCTTCACACCAAACCCAGCGTCAGCCCAACCCTCGTCCTATCAAACATGTACCAACGCCCTGACATGATGACCCCTGGTGTTGACCCTCAAGGCGCCCCTCTTGACCCTCGCAAGATCCAACAACACTTTGAG GATTTCTATGAGGATTTGTTCGAGGAACTTAGCAAGTATGGGGAGATTGAGTCTCTCAACATTTGTGACAATTTGGCCGACCATATG GTTggaaatgtttatgttcagtttAGAGAGGAAGAACATGCCGGAGAGGCAGTCCGCAACTTGACTGGGAGGTTTTATGCTGGCCGTCCTATCATTGTTGACTTCTCCCCAGTCACAGATTTTCGTGAAGCTACTTGCAGGCAGTACGAAGAGAATGAGTGCAACCGTGGAGGCTATTGCAATTTTATGCACTTGAAAAAAATTAGCAG GGAGCTGAGGAGACAGTTGTTTGGGAGATACAGACGTAGGCGCAGTCGCAGTAGAAGTCACAGTCCTAGACCCCGAGGCCGAGGTGAAGGACgcggtggtggtggtcgtggctATGGTAGAAGAGATGATGATAGAGGTCAGCGGTACCATGATAAGGGAAGAAGGCCTAGAAGCCGTAGCCCTGCTGGACATAGGGGTCGAAGCCGAAGCCCTGCTGGTAGAAAGGGCAGGAGTCCAGTGAGGGAGAATAGTGAGGAGAGGAGGGCCAAGATTGCACAATGGAACAGGGAAAAAGAGCAGGCAGATACTGGCAACCATAATGCAGAGCACAACAATGGGGATGACTATGACCAACAACAGCCATGA